In a genomic window of Anoplopoma fimbria isolate UVic2021 breed Golden Eagle Sablefish chromosome 6, Afim_UVic_2022, whole genome shotgun sequence:
- the LOC129092756 gene encoding myelin and lymphocyte protein-like, translated as MASSPSSDVLPTGGRIFTSIPDVFFIPEFVFGGLVWILVASAGITPENPLGWVMFVSVFCFVMTTLWFFIFLCGANQSSVWPSLDVGYHFVAVVFYLSASVALAYITLILGTLVNLGISQPVLNQFDSLKIYRLNIAAVVMSFIATLLYFLHTIFSALRWKMI; from the exons ATGGCCTCCTCCCCCTCGAGTGATGTTCTGCCAACAGGCGGACGGATCTTCACCTCCATTCCTGATGTGTTCTTCATCCCGGAATTT GTGTTCGGCGGTCTGGTGTGGATCCTGGTGGCGTCGGCAGGCATCACCCCAGAAAACCCTCTGGGCTGGGTGATGTTCGTGTCCGTCTTCTGCTTCGTGATGACGACGCTCTggttcttcatcttcctctgcggagccaatcagagcagcgTCTGGCCCTCGCTG GACGTGGGCTATCACTTCGTGGCCGTGGTGTTCTACCTCAGTGCGTCGGTGGCTCTGGCCTACATCACTCTTATACTGGGGACTTTGGTGAACTTGGGGATAAGCCAGCCGGTTTTAAACCAATTTGACTCTCTCAAAATCTACCGGCTGAACATCGCTGCAGTG gtgatGTCCTTTATAGCCACTCTTCTCTACTTCCTGCACACCATCTTCTCTGCTCTCCGATGGAAGATgatctaa
- the LOC129092650 gene encoding myelin and lymphocyte protein-like — protein sequence MATTTAQPMGSLPSGLGICTTAPDVFYLPELVFGGLVWILVASTLVDPPNPLGWVMFVSVFCFVMTFLWMVIFAARGHKNSSGWAAADFAYHGLAAIFYLSAGVDLAFITILSKGESKIYKIDIAAVVFRIFAHPATLLYFIHAILSSIRWKNF from the exons ATGGCCACCACCACTGCTCAGCCGATGGGGAGTCTGCCCAGCGGGCTGGGGATCTGCACCACGGCCCCGGATGTGTTCTACCTGCCCGAACTG GTGTTTGGCGGTTTGGTGTGGATCCTGGTGGCCTCGACCCTGGTGGACCCACCGAACCCTCTGGGCTGGGTGATGTTTGTCTCCGTCTTCTGCTTCGTCATGACCTTCCTCTGGATGGTCATCTTCGCCGCCAGAGGTCATAAGAACAGCTCTGGCTGGGCTGCTGCT gacTTTGCTTACCACGGCCTGGCAGCCATCTTCTACCTCAGTGCAGGAGTGGATCTGGCTTTCATCACCATCCTGAGCAAAGGAGAGTCAAAGATCTACAAGATCGACATCGCTGCTGTG gTCTTTAGGATCTTTGCACACCCTGCCACCCTCCTCTACTTCATCCAcgccatcctctcctccatcagaTGGAAAA